TGCGTTTCCGCCCTATTGCCAATGTCATGCTGGGGCATTTAGAGAGCGATCTTTCGATTGCTTCTAGGGTTCTTCAGAATCAAAAAAGTATTGACCTACAATTCCTCAATGGCGGCCGTATGAATTCCTATGGTTTGGGTGGCTCGGTCATGCTGGACTATGAGAACTACCAACCCGATCAAGAGATTGACGTGGAGTTACGCTATACCAATATTCCAGTACAAACATTTGATACCTCCACTGCAGTGCAAGGTTCAGCTGATTCGCAAAGTCTGGCACTTTGGGCTAGAAGTCGCATTCCGACGCCGATCACACTGCTAGATAGACCTTTAAGAGCTGTGTTTGAAGTGGCACATACCGAATTCCTGGGCGACTTACGAGGAGCCTTGGGGTTTAACTCCCTCTCCTCCGTAGGTACTGGTATTGAATTGGATCGCAGCGCATCTGATCCTGTCTTTACTCGCATCAGAGTGGTGTTTCGCTACCAATTTGGTCAAAATGTGCACGGAACCTCTATTGGCTTAGCTGCCAGCTTCTAATATGGGCAATACAATAGCTACAAATACTGAATTGCTAGTATTTACTTGTTTCCGCGTCACCACTCAGCGGTGACGCACTTTTAACACCTTAAGGATCCAACCATTATGAAAAAAATTATCATTGCTGTTGTCATTGCTGCAATCGCAGTTGGCGGCTACTTATTCCTCACCAAACCAAAAGCGCCTATTGCTGGTGTGGCCGCTCAAGAATCCGCACTTATCTATGATGGTGAAGTAACTAAAATTGATGCAGCGACTCGCACAGTTACCCTCAAGAACAAAGATGGCGAAACCTCCATTGTTGCTGGTCCTGAAGTAAAGAACTTTGCAGAAATTAAAGTGGGCGATCATTTTGACGTTGTCTATGAACTTGCGGTAGCTATTGAGTTGGTTAAGGTAAAAAATCCAGGCACAACTAGCGAACAAGTTAGCACTAGTACTACAACTGCCCCACAAGGTGACAAGCCAGGGATGATCACGACCAATACCGTTACTGCAACCGCCAATGTTGAAGCGATTGATGCAGCTAAAAATATCGTTTCTTTGAAGGGTCCACAAGGAAACATCATCAAGGTTAAGGTTCAGAATCCTGACTTAATGAAAGATATCGCTGTAAACGATCAAGTAAAAGTGGTTTACACAGAAGCAATTGCTGCAGTGGTAACTGCACCAGCAGCTAAGAAGTAATCAAAAAATGAAGTAATTCTTTTCCAGTAGCTGAAAAGACAAAAAGCCCAGCAAGTAGTTGCTGGGCTTTTTCACATGTAACTTGGCGGAAGAGGTGAGATTCGAACTCACGGAGGACTTTCATCCTCGCCAGTTTTCAAGACTGGTGCATTCAACCGCTCTGCCACTCTTCCTTTAATTCTACTTACTGTGAATCACGGTTGATTCAAGCACCAGATTATAAAGAACTTTTGATTTGCCCCTCTAAATGCTTGGCAATCGCAAGGCTGGAGGTTAATCCAGGGGACTCAAAGCCATATAGATTAAAGAGGCCTTGGAGTCCATGATCCTTGGGGGTGTTGAAGCAAAAGTCGCCTGCAGGAGCATTTGGCGGCACGATCTTTGCCCTCACCCCCGAATAATCGGGCTGAAGGGAACCGTCTTTCAAATCCGGCCAATAGCGTCTGACAGCTTCATAAAAGCCCTCTCCTCGCTTTGGATTGACCTTGTAATCAATTTGCTCTTCAGAATCGATGTCGAGCCATTCCACATCAGGCCCAAACTTTGCCTGACCACCCATATCTAAAGTGAGATGTACCCCCAAACCACCAGGCTCTGGAATGGGATAGATCAAATGCTTAAATGGCGATTTGCCAGAGAGCGAGAAATAATTGCCTTTAGCAAAGTAGGCTTTGGGTATTTGATCTTGCTTTAAGCCTTCAATCTTTTGCGCAATTGCTGGTGCACTTATACCAGCGCAATTGATGAGAAGCTTAGTTTTGATTTGCATACCATCAGCGCCATCGACACTGCCGATGGTTAACTCATAACCACCCTCCGCATGATTTCCGATTGGCTTTGCGCTGATTAAAGGTGATTGGTAGGCGACCATACCACCCGCATCCTCAAAGCCCCCGAGCAGTGAGAGCATATAGCCGTGGCTGTCAACAATACCTGTGGTAGATGAGAGAATTGCGGCAACACATTTGAGATTTGGCTCCAATGCTTTTGCCTCTTCTCCTGAAATCATCTGAATTTCAGGAACATCGTTCTTTTGTGCTTTATATAAGATCGCTTGCAAGTCATTGATTTGATCATCATCAGCCGCAACGATCAGCTTGCCATAGGGTTGAGTAGCCACCTGGTGACTACGGCAGTACTCATAGAGTAGCCGATTACCCTCTACACAAAGTTTGGCCTTCAAAGAATCTTTTGGGTAATAAATGCCAGCATGAATAACCTCGCTATTGCGAGCGCTGCTAATGGTTCCAAAAGAACTCTCGCGCTCAAGCAAGATGGTTTCACGGCCCTGAAGCGCCATTTCGCGGGCGACAGCCAATCCGACAACTCCGGCACCCACCACGACGCAATCAACCTGCTCCATCTATCTCCACCCGTATTTGGTTTGTCTTTATTACTTATTTTTCAATTTTTGACTACTTAATGACATTGAATATACCGAAATCCTAACATTTTCAGTGTTTTAGGGGATTTTGAGCCCCTTCTTGATAAAATCTAGATATGTCTTTAAAGCCTGATTCTGACAACCTTAATTCCACTGATAGCCTCCCTGGCGTTATGCCCAATGGCGCTCATTCTGCCGTGGATGTGGTTCTGGATACTGCCTATCAAGGTATGGATGCAAAAAGCTGGGCCTCTCTATTTGATATCGCCCGCAAGACAAATCTTTCAGAATTTATTGCCGATCTATTTGCTGGCAAACATATTAATCAGAGCGAAGATCGCCCTGCACTTCATTCGGCACTCCGCAATCTCTCAAAATCTCCTGTCATCCTGGATGGTCAGGATGTCATGCCGGCAGTTATAGAAGTATGGCGCCGTATTGAAGCACTCTGCAATAAGTGGGTTGGCGTCACCGATGTCATTCATATTGGAATTGGTGGCTCAGACTTTGGGCCACGCTTAGCAATTGAAGCATTAGCACATGTGCCCGATATTGAAAGCCGCGGTATGCGCATGCATTTCTTGGCCAATATCGATACTGCTGAATTAGCCCGCATTCTGGATCGTGCACTTCCTCATAGCACCCGCGTCATTATTGTTTCCAAGTCATTCACCACCTTAGAAACCACCATGAACGCCAAGGCAGTCGTGGCTTGGCTGAAAGCTTCTGGCTGTACGAATAGCCAAATTAACAAAACCTTGTTTGCGGTTACCGCTAATGTGGCAGCAGCCAAAGAGTTTGGGGTTGAAGAAGATCACATCTTCCCATTTTGGGATTGGGTTGGCGGTCGTTACTCTGTTTGGTCTGCAGTCGGCCTGCCGATTGCCCTGCAATATGGCTTTAAGACCTTCGAAGAATTTTTAGCCGGCGCGCATGCGATGGATTTGCATTTTAAGAATGCGCCTCTAGAAGGCAATTTGCCGGTCATCATGGCTTTAGCCTTGCTATACCAACAAGAGAAGCACGGCATTAAAGCCTATGCTGCCATTCCGTATGCAGATGCTTTGGATTGGTTTCCAAAGTGGTTGCAGCAACTCGATATGGAAAGCAATGGCAAGAGTATTGGTAAAGATGGCAAACCGGTTAAACATTCTTCACCAGTGGTGTTTGGCAGCGCTGGCAGTAATGCGCAGCACTCCTATTTTCAACTCTTTCATCAAGGCCCTGAAATCATTCCGATTGATTTCATTGCGGTTCGTAAGCCCATGAGTGATCTTCCTGAGGCTGTTGCACATCATCGTATTCTGCTGTCCAACTGTTTAGCCCAGGCCCAGGCTCTAGCCCATGGCAAGACCGATAGCAATCCGAATAATGTTTACCCAGGTAAGCGCCCAAGCAGCTTATTGCTACTTCCTGAACTAAATGCCTTCTATTTAGGGGCTTTATTAGCCCTTTATGAGAACCGTGCCGCGACTCTAGGCGCCCTCTGGAATATCAATAGCTTTGATCAACCCGGCGTTGAATATGGCAAGGTTCTTGCTAAGCCAATTGAGAAAGCCCTTGCCAGCGGTTCCGACCATGTTATTGCGGACGATAGTATTGATGCGATTACTGCTGCTCGTATAAATTTCTTAAATTCTTAGCTTCCTAAATTCTTGATTTAGTCTTTCAATCAATCTATTGAGCGCCCTGCGCCTCCTTTAATTTAAAGGTCTTTCATGCAACTTTCTCCATCCATCTTCAAGGCTTATGACATTCGCGGCATCATTGATGAAACAGTGGATCCATCAATTGCTAAATTGATTGGCCAAGCATTTGGTACCGAGATGCGTAAACTTGGCGAAACAGAGGTCGTCATTGGTCGTGATGGGCGCCTATCTGGCCCAAGCTTGATTGAAGCCTTGACTGAAGGACTACTTTCAACCGGCATTAACGTCATTGACTTAGGTATGGTTGCTACACCTATGGTGTACTTTGGCGCCAACCAAGAGCTCAATGGCAAGAAGCCAAAATCCGGCATCATGATTACCGGTAGCCACAATCCCCCGAACTACAACGGCTTCAAGATGGTTCTAGGGGGTGCTGCAATTTATGGTGATCAGATTCAGGCATTACGTAAGCATATTGAAGCCAAGCAATTTGCTTCTGGTCAGGGCGCTAGAAGCACCTTTGATATTTTCCCAATGTACTTAGAGCGCATTGTGAGCGATGTGAAATTGGCACGTCCCATGAAGATTGTTGTTGATTGTGGCAATGGAGTTGGCGGCGCATTTGCAGGAAAACTGTTTAGAGCTTTAGGCTGTGAAGTGCAGGAACTCTTCTGTGAGGTAGACGGCCATTTTCCGAATCATCATCCAGACCCCGCTCATATTGAAAACTTGCAAGATCTCATCAAGAACCTACAGACTACCGATAATGAATTAGGCCTCGCGTTTGACGGTGACGCCGATCGTTTGGGCGTTGTCACAAAAGATGGTCAAGTGATTTTCCCAGACCGTCAAATGATGCTTTTTGCTAAGGATGTGCTCTCACGCAATCCAGGTGGCCAGATTATTTATGACGTCAAATGCACCCGCAACCTCGCAACTTATGTAAAGCAGCATGGCGGTGAGCCTTTAATGTGGAAAACAGGCCACTCTTTAGTGAAAGCCAAGCTCAAAGAAACTGGCGCACCTCTTGCTGGTGAAATGAGCGGCCATATCTTCTTTAAAGACCGTTGGTTTGGTTTTGATGATGGGCTCTATACGGGCGCACGTCTGCTAGAGATCCTCTCTAAAGAGAAGGATCCGAATCAAACACTCAATGATTTACCAAACGCCATTTGCACGCCTGAGTTACAACTTGCTTGCGCTGAAGGAGAGCCTTTTGAATTACTAGAAACCATAAAGGCTAATGCTAAGTTCCCCACCTCTGAGTCAATTAATACTATTGATGGAGTGCGAGTGGAATATAAAGATGGATTTGGCTTGGCCAGACCTTCAAATACCACACCGGTAGTAGTGATGCGTTTTGAAGCCGATAGTGAAGAAGCTATCGCGCGTATTCAGGCGGAGTTTAAGGCTGTGTTGTTGGCCGCTAAGCCGGAAGCTAAGTTACCTTTTTAGTTGCTAAACAAGAAGTTAGTGAACTGAGGGCTTTGTGCCCTCTTTTTTATCCTCCTGTTCGTTTGAGGTCTGATCTACCACTGGCGGAACATCGCCCCATGACGCATGCTCCCGAAGCTGATTCAGCAATGAACACATTCCATAAAGAATTGAACCAGCCAATTTGAGATTGACATTAGCGCCTCCAGGCAAGATCAAATCCAGTGACAAAATATCCTCAAGCAACTCTTTTTCTAGACTACATTTAACATCCATTACTAGTAATGGATCCGCCCCAAATGGAAAATTATCTGCCGGCTGAAATGGCTCAGATCCTTTTTGATCCCGATCTTGTGCGACATGTGCCGCAACACTACCAAATTCAGCAATTGCTTTTGCAGCTTCAGGCGTATGAGTTTGCTCTAGTTTTTTGACAATCAAATGCTGCGTAGCTGCCAAGATGAATAGCGTGACTCTACGCGTAAACCAAAATCGGAACTCTGTATTTTCATCGGTATTAAACCGAAACAGAAGTCGATCATCGTGGGCTAAGTAGGATGCGTTTAATTGCTTTATTTTCATTTGGCACTATTTGCAAAGCCCACTATCGTCTTGAGATTTGCATTCTTTTTTACCTGAATATGCTTCACCCATCTCAACTGTTACTTCTGCATCTCCAGAAGCGCTTCCATCAAGCGAAACAAGCTTGGAGACCTTAAGAACATTGCTTAAGTTACCACCTGAAGATGAAGCTGCGGCAGCTTCGGCTTCAGCAACCGGGAATCTCACTCCTAACAGATCGATGCCGCTACCAGTAAAGTTTGTCTTTGCGTCGATTACTAGCGAAACTTTACCTGTCATATCAAACTTGCCATCAACTTTAGAAATATCAAAATTAATATTGCCTCCAGCTCCCTGCAGTGATTTGAAGACCACATTATTTAGCGTTGGATTTGCAGTCAAGGCAATTTGTGCGGAGCTGTAATTTTGATTTGCAGTAGTCTCTACACCACCTGTGACGTTAATGACACCTGTAGCAGGTGTAAGCGCAAAGAGATCTCCTGCCTGCAACGTCTGGATATTTGCAGAGTAGAACGGATAGATATTGCCCACTAGGCCATTGAAACTAACCACAGGCATCTTAGTAAGATCGCCGTTAACATATCCAGGGTAGATTGCAGCCACCATTAAGGAGTACAGCGCAGCAGATGCTGGGTTGAGTGTTCCGTTAAATTCAACCAATGGATCTAGAGAAATCAAGGTGCGGGTATGTACAGTATCAAGTACCTTGAAATTCAATGTAGGACGGGTTTGAGCCAGGAACATTGCGTACAAGAATCCGTCATTGCCGTTAGTTCCAACAACTACTGAGCCGTTATAAATTTGTTGGCTTGAGGTTAATACGTCCGCCAAGAGATTAATCGTTGAGCCCGTAATCACGAAGCTCGCTAACGGCGCTACAGAACCAACGCTATTAGCAATAGTGACAATTCCTGTGCCGGCATTGACATTGAGTGTATTGGCTTTGCTTGCAGCGCTATCAATCAAACCATTGAAAGTAATTGGGGCATTTGCTGTAGTGAGAGTGACTGCGCCTGCAACGCTAGGAGAAACCACCACATTACCGTTATAGGTTTGCGCGCCAGTTGTTCTAATGTCTGAAGAAATCGTTGCCGAGCCATTAATAGTTAAACTCGACAATGTCACGCCTGAAGCCAAGCTCAATACGCCATTAGTAGATATTAATGCGCCTGCACCGAGAGCATTTGCATTACCCAAAATCAACTGTGAGGTATTCAACACGGTATTACCTGAATAGGTATTTGCACCATTTAATGTCATTGATCCAGAGCCAACCTTTGTCAAAGTACCAGATCCGGTAAATGATCCATCAAACGCAAAGTTTGTATTGCCGCCACCTAAGCTTAAGTTGGTAGCGAGCACCACAGTACCAGAACCGGTAATAGTATTGAGCACGGCAGCTCGGTCAACGATATAGCTGGCACCAGCTGCAACAATCAAATCTGCAGTACTTGCTAAAGCGCCCTTAACATCAAGGGTGCCTGCAGAGACCGTTGTGATACCGGTATTAGTATTGGTAGCGCCCAGTATCAATATACCAGCGCCAGTCTTAGTAAATGATCCAGCGCCGGACATGATTCCGTTGTAAGTTAAGGTACTAGATCCATCAACATCGATTGTTCCGCTACCTAACAAGGCAATACCGCGATTAGCATTTAGGATAAATGTTGAGGAGGCATTTAAAGTGCCGCCGCTAAATACCAGGGCCGCAGCATTTACAGAGCCAGGTGCTTGGCCTAAATTGCTATCCATACTGATAGAGACAACGCCACCATTAATTGTCGTTGTACCGGTGTAGGTATTAGCGTTGCTAAGAACTAAAGTACCCGCCCCGCTCTTCACTAAGTTAGCAGTGCCTGCCAAGATGGCTGAGATCGTTGTGGTGCCAGTAGAGTTAGTCACATCATAGCTTGATCCAGTCAGAACACCAGAAGTACCAGAGATAGAACCGCTAGACAAAGTGATTGCACCGACAGTATCGCTATAGGTACTCATAGCCAAGCTACCACCAGCAACATAGATTGCACCAGAGTCAGCCAAGACATCATTGGCACCTAGCGCAACTGTGCCGGCATTGATATTAGTACCACCGGTGTAGGTATTTGGGCCAGACAAGGTTAAGGTACCAGACCCTACTTTAGTGAAGGATCCTGTGCTACTCATCACACCACTAAAGGTGGTGTCTGTTGTAGTGCCTGCAGTGAGGTTGCCAGTCAAAGTGATGTTACCGGCGCCAGCAATTGAAGCTACCGTGTCATTAGCACCCACAATATAAGTAGCACCAGAAGCAACGGTGACTGCAGTGCTATCAGACAAGGTGCCGGTCACATTCAGGGTACCGGCTGATACGGTAGTGGTACCGGTGTAGGTGTTGGCATTAGACAAGGTTAAGGTGTCAGAGCCTACTTTAGTGAAGGATCCAGTGCTACTCATCACACCACTGAAGGTAGTGTCTGTTGTAGCGCCTGCAGTGAGGTTGCCAGTCAAAGTGATGTTACCGGCGCCAGCAATTGAAGCTACCGTGTCATTAGCGCCAACAATATAAGTAGCACCAGAAGCAACGGTGACTGCAGTGCTATCAGACAAGGTGCCGGTCACATTCAGGGTACCGGCAGATACGGTAGTGATACCGGTGTAGGTGTTGGCATTAGACAAGGTTAAGGTGCCAGAGCCTACTTTAGTGAAGGATCCAGTGCTACTCATCACACCACTGAAGGTAGTGTCTGGTGTAGAGCCTGCAGTGAGGTTTGCAGTCAAAGTGATGTTACCGGCGCCAGCAATTGAAGCAACTGTGTCATTAGCACCCACGATATAAGTAGCGCCAGAAGCAACGGTTACTGCTGTGTTATCAGACAGAGTACCGGTGACATTGAGGGTGCCGGCAGATACGGTAGTGGTACCGGTGTAGGTATTCGCATTGCTAAGAACTAAAGTACCCGCCCCGCTCTTCACTAAGTTAGCAGTGCCTGCCAAGATGGCTGAGATCGTTGTGGTGCCAGTAGAGTTAGTCACATCATAGCTTGATCCAGTCAGAACACCAGAAGTACCAGAGATAGAACCACTAGATAAGGTGATGGCACCGACAGTATCGCTATAGGTGCTCATAGCCAAGCTACCACCAGCAACATGGATTACACCAGTATCGGCCAAGACATCATTGGCACCTAGCGCAACTGTACCGGCATTGATATTAGTACCACCGGTGTAGGCATTAGGACCAGACAATGTTAAGGTACCAGATCCTACTTTAGTGAAGGATCCAGTGCTGCTCATGACACCACTGAAGGTGGTATCTGGTGTAGAGCCTGCAGTGAGGTTTGCAGTTAAGGTGATATTACCGGCGCCAGCGATAGACGCTACGGTGTCATTAGCACCCACAATATAAGTAGCGCCAGAAGCAACGGTTACTGCTGTGTTATCAGACAAGGTGCCAGTCACATTCAGGGTGCCGGCAGATACGGTAGTGGTACCGGTGTAGGTGTTGGCACCTGTCAATACTTGAGTACCAGAAGATAAAACGAGATTGCCGTTAGTACCACTGATCACACCAGCGAAGGTATCAGCTGCATTAGTAATGGTGAGAGTCTTGCTACCTATCAACAATGATCCGGAAGTATTGCCAGCCAAGCTGATGATGGAGGCGCCAGATGTAGTGCCAGTTAGATCTAAGGTGGCGTTGTCGATGATGCTGCTGGAGGCGGCAATCGAGCCAGCGCCAGTGAGAGACAAGGTGCCAGAGTTAATCGTCGTTGTACCACTGTAAGTATTAGTGCCTGTTAATACTTGAGTACCACCAGAGATGACCAGGTTACCGTTGGTACCGCTGATTACACCAGCAAAGGTATCAGCAGCGTTGCTAATGGTAAGAGTCTTGCTACCTAGTACAACAGAGCCAGCGCTATTACCCGATAGGCTAATGATAGAAGCGCCAGAGGTGGTGCCACTGATATCAAAGGTGGCGTTATTAATCAGACTGCTTGAAGTAGCAATGGAGCCTGTGCCAATTAAGGACAGAGTACCGGCTGATACGGTTGTTGTACCAGTGTAGGTGTTGGCGCTATTGGTCAGAACTAAAGTACCTGCGCCAGTCTTAGTAAAGCCATAGTTACCAGAGAGGATGCCAGACAAGGTCAGCGTATCGCCAGTAGCAGCATTAATGGTGCTAGCGCTAGTGAAGCTGATGTTGCCTGCTAAGGAGCTCGTGGCATCGGCTAAGGTACCGCCATTGAGGACTACTGCTTTAGTACCAACAGTGACGGAGACCAGATCTAAGGTAGCGCCGCTATTAACAGTCACTG
This region of Polynucleobacter sp. JS-JIR-II-50 genomic DNA includes:
- a CDS encoding NAD(P)/FAD-dependent oxidoreductase; this translates as MEQVDCVVVGAGVVGLAVAREMALQGRETILLERESSFGTISSARNSEVIHAGIYYPKDSLKAKLCVEGNRLLYEYCRSHQVATQPYGKLIVAADDDQINDLQAILYKAQKNDVPEIQMISGEEAKALEPNLKCVAAILSSTTGIVDSHGYMLSLLGGFEDAGGMVAYQSPLISAKPIGNHAEGGYELTIGSVDGADGMQIKTKLLINCAGISAPAIAQKIEGLKQDQIPKAYFAKGNYFSLSGKSPFKHLIYPIPEPGGLGVHLTLDMGGQAKFGPDVEWLDIDSEEQIDYKVNPKRGEGFYEAVRRYWPDLKDGSLQPDYSGVRAKIVPPNAPAGDFCFNTPKDHGLQGLFNLYGFESPGLTSSLAIAKHLEGQIKSSL
- the pgi gene encoding glucose-6-phosphate isomerase, with the translated sequence MSLKPDSDNLNSTDSLPGVMPNGAHSAVDVVLDTAYQGMDAKSWASLFDIARKTNLSEFIADLFAGKHINQSEDRPALHSALRNLSKSPVILDGQDVMPAVIEVWRRIEALCNKWVGVTDVIHIGIGGSDFGPRLAIEALAHVPDIESRGMRMHFLANIDTAELARILDRALPHSTRVIIVSKSFTTLETTMNAKAVVAWLKASGCTNSQINKTLFAVTANVAAAKEFGVEEDHIFPFWDWVGGRYSVWSAVGLPIALQYGFKTFEEFLAGAHAMDLHFKNAPLEGNLPVIMALALLYQQEKHGIKAYAAIPYADALDWFPKWLQQLDMESNGKSIGKDGKPVKHSSPVVFGSAGSNAQHSYFQLFHQGPEIIPIDFIAVRKPMSDLPEAVAHHRILLSNCLAQAQALAHGKTDSNPNNVYPGKRPSSLLLLPELNAFYLGALLALYENRAATLGALWNINSFDQPGVEYGKVLAKPIEKALASGSDHVIADDSIDAITAARINFLNS
- a CDS encoding phosphomannomutase/phosphoglucomutase, with amino-acid sequence MQLSPSIFKAYDIRGIIDETVDPSIAKLIGQAFGTEMRKLGETEVVIGRDGRLSGPSLIEALTEGLLSTGINVIDLGMVATPMVYFGANQELNGKKPKSGIMITGSHNPPNYNGFKMVLGGAAIYGDQIQALRKHIEAKQFASGQGARSTFDIFPMYLERIVSDVKLARPMKIVVDCGNGVGGAFAGKLFRALGCEVQELFCEVDGHFPNHHPDPAHIENLQDLIKNLQTTDNELGLAFDGDADRLGVVTKDGQVIFPDRQMMLFAKDVLSRNPGGQIIYDVKCTRNLATYVKQHGGEPLMWKTGHSLVKAKLKETGAPLAGEMSGHIFFKDRWFGFDDGLYTGARLLEILSKEKDPNQTLNDLPNAICTPELQLACAEGEPFELLETIKANAKFPTSESINTIDGVRVEYKDGFGLARPSNTTPVVVMRFEADSEEAIARIQAEFKAVLLAAKPEAKLPF